One stretch of Armigeres subalbatus isolate Guangzhou_Male chromosome 2, GZ_Asu_2, whole genome shotgun sequence DNA includes these proteins:
- the LOC134213619 gene encoding uncharacterized protein LOC134213619, translating to MKPSPKKSASSKVKQRSKSSIGSCSSSSSSAANALNNNYNNVGNNITPVGSNVVHHLRSTAVTGGSDTNSSGNDLNNSSSIGKEKGSYKSYAGFSSRSVRTIWEQHDKQETEVAPDVYTKLAEDTTYKLWELANNIKTYSRHSSGRVTYDLVNEVLKDCDVPPIVGANNEPWDKIEYDGVYFFNSDEVLDLREEYIKDVTMEQSNIPVLTTSWMAESALAEDLIELYNNICDAVYIGDEQSFEEAINILSTNAHVPSLMKLLLTKVIEMLGFEYTECTLERSLQFLEALVRNYHISHSDLTLELSLLSQIFVNLLLGAASFMQEKYIPTQQLNIELQSQSHTTQVQQPLSINHNGTEPSPQDTMDPRQSAGAFGHSSVPMTIMEGGMPGPSEDSNNSNSNATEEFLRSIENIKEGPDGIDINNIKDEYEALFSMVQGLGKQEVGEDQEHHISEGNGFHIKTEFNNEFDASTQGFMVQHPAPMIAEADINYDIKPPEMTAKLKQEPSPVEDPDDNVSLQMSESTNGEVINPNSTTLESENITTLICADYFADEVCRVIGLCSSKWGFLEQECTFLLVERLQRYFGGHRKPESIDYHWLSRILRGLWSVGEFAFRELIPYLEKIEPDVVPEFVYPHFNNAGLFLRGRSDIFLYEYLYEICGNGLMPFIFQYEHHIEGKYQKYHRLREKANQNKQCYKISPKVLLNVHPKPCHLKPPPTIHDFFPDRNEKQFPQLNQTLTSRFNFRFAGCRPVALNSNKTRISGTGRSVSLYGMGVQENHEHGVAHQHSSLRQNDGLLRSFQTKVVIARRRLLRPDTNQCGPRRVYCYGSTNL from the exons ATGAAGCCCAGTCCTAAGAAATCAGCTTCATCTAAAGTAAAGCAACGTAGCAAATCATCTATCGGTTCTTGCTCTTCATCCTCATCATCGGCGGCAAACGCTCTGAACAATAATTACAACAACGTTGGAAACAACATTACTCCGGTGGGGAGTAATGTGGTACATCATCTGCGGTCCACTGCGGTTACCGGCGGAAGCGATACAAACTCATCGGgaaacgatttgaataattcGTCCTCAATCGGAAAAGAAAAA GGTTCGTACAAATCCTATGCTGGGTTTAGTTCTCGATCAGTGCGTACGATTTGGGAGCAGCATGATAAGCAGGAGACAGAGGTGGCCCCGGATGTTTATACCAAACTGGCGGAGGACACAACTTACAAACTATGGGAACTTGCCAAC AATATTAAAACCTACAGCCGACACTCTAGCGGCCGGGTGACGTACGATTTGGTTAACGAGGTGCTGAAGGATTGTGACGTTCCACCAATTGTGGGAGCCAATAATGAACCATGGGACAAAATTGAATACGATGGCGTATACTTTTTCAACTCCGATGAAGTACTGGATTTACGGGAGGAATATATAAAAGATGTTACGATGGAACAGAGCAATATACCAGTATTAACAACTTCCTGGATGGCTGAGTCGGCTTTAGCAGAGGATCTAATCGAATTGTACAACAACATTTGCGATGCCGTATATATAGGTGATGAACAAAGCTTCGAGGAGGCTATTAATATTCTGTCCACTAATGCCCATGTTCCATCGTTGATGAAGTTGCTTTTGACCAAAGTCATCGAAATGCTAGGATTTGAGTACACTGAATGCACATTGGAACGTTCGTTGCAGTTTCTGGAAGCCTTAGTGCGAAACTACCATATTTCTCATTCGGATCTTACATTGGAACTAAGTCTCCTCAGTCAAATTTTTGTCAATCTCCTATTGGGAGCTGCCAGCTTTATGCAAGAAAAATATATCCCAACTCAGCAGTTAAACATCGAGTTGCAGTCCCAGTCACATACCACACAGGTCCAGCAACCTTTGTCAATTAATCATAACGGCACTGAACCTTCACCACAAGACACAATGGATCCGCGTCAGTCAGCTGGTGCTTTCGGTCATTCATCCGTTCCTATGACTATCATGGAAGGTGGAATGCCAGGGCCGTCGGAGGATTCTAATAACTCGAACTCTAATGCAACGGAAGAATTTCTTCGTAGCATTGAAAATATCAAGGAAGGTCCAGATGGCATCGACATCAACAACATCAAAGATGAATATGAAGCTTTATTCTCGATGGTTCAAGGGCTGGGTAAGCAGGAGGTCGGTGAAGACCAGGAACATCACATAAGCGAAGGCAATGGGTTTCACATCAAAACCGAATTCAACAATGAGTTTGATGCTTCCACTCAAGGGTTCATGGTACAGCACCCTGCTCCAATGATTGCTGAGGCAGATATTAACTACGATATTAAGCCGCCGGAGATGACCGCCAAACTGAAGCAAGAACCCAGTCCAGTAGAGGACCCTGACGACAACGTTAGTCTTCAGATGTCCGAGAGCACCAACGGCGAAGTGATCAATCCCAATTCAACCACGCTGGAAAGCGAGAACATCACGACACTGATTTGTGCGGACTATTTTGCGGATGAGGTTTGCCGAGTGATTGGGCTCTGCTCCAGCAAGTGGGGCTTCCTGGAACAAGAATGTACCTTCCTGCTAGTGGAACGTTTGCAGCGTTACTTTGGCGGCCACCGGAAGCCAGAGTCGATCGACTACCATTGGCTGTCACGTATTTTGCGGGGTTTGTGGTCGGTCGGTGAGTTTGCCTTCCGTGAGCTGATACCGTATTTGGAAAAAATAGAACCGGATGTCGTTCCGGAATTTGTGTACCCACATTTCAAT AATGCTGGATTGTTTCTTCGTGGTAGAAGTGATATCTTCCTCTATGAATATCTTTACGAAATATGCGGAAACGGTTTGATGCCGTTCATATTTCAGTATGAAC ATCATATTGAAGGCAAATatcaaaagtatcatcgtttgcGCGAGAAAGCCAACCAGAACAAGCAATGCTACAAAATTTCGCCGAAAGTACTGCTCAACGTTCATCCCAAACCCTGCCATCTGAAGCCCCCGCCGACGATTCACGATTTCTTCCCCGATCGAAACGAGAAGCAATTTCCGCAGCTCAACCAAACCTTGACGTCACGATTTAACTTTCGATTTGCCGGTTGCCGTCCCGTGGCATTGAACTCGAATAAAACTCGTATCAGTGGCACGGGCCGGTCAGTTTCTTTATACGGCATGGGCGTGCAAGAGAATCATGAACACGGGGTTGCACATCAACATTCATCGTTGAGGCAAAACGATGGTTTGCTGCGAAGTTTCCAGACGAAAGTAGTCATCGCTAGGAGGAGACTGCTTCGTCCGGACACAAACCAGTGCGGCCCGCGGCGAGTATATTGCTATGGTTCTACGAACTTGTAG